The Ferrimicrobium sp. genome includes a region encoding these proteins:
- a CDS encoding SRPBCC family protein — translation MEIVNEFIVPVGVDRAWEILTDLEQIAPCLPGASLSSVEGDEHKGSVKIKVGPITANYAGVARFESKDQEHHIAVLRAEGRETKGQGNASAVVTARLIPEGDETTRVTVDVDLTIAGRVAQFGRGVLNEVSEKLMGEFAQRLAALIGQSESGEVEEVDSAGEEHEVRVEEEPQELNALRVLAKPIIKRLAPVAAVLIVTAVLVRRRGRQHV, via the coding sequence ATGGAGATTGTAAACGAGTTCATCGTACCAGTCGGAGTGGATCGTGCATGGGAGATCCTGACCGATCTCGAGCAGATCGCACCCTGCCTCCCCGGTGCATCACTCTCCTCGGTTGAGGGTGATGAGCATAAAGGATCCGTGAAGATCAAGGTTGGTCCCATCACGGCGAACTACGCAGGTGTCGCACGTTTCGAGTCCAAGGATCAAGAGCATCACATCGCTGTGTTGCGTGCAGAGGGTCGAGAGACCAAGGGCCAGGGTAACGCCAGTGCGGTCGTTACGGCCCGTCTGATTCCCGAGGGAGACGAGACGACTCGGGTGACGGTCGACGTGGATCTCACGATCGCAGGCAGGGTTGCGCAGTTCGGACGTGGAGTGCTGAACGAAGTCTCTGAGAAACTCATGGGCGAGTTTGCCCAACGGCTCGCCGCCTTGATTGGCCAGAGCGAGTCTGGGGAGGTCGAGGAGGTGGATAGCGCTGGAGAAGAGCACGAGGTCCGTGTCGAGGAGGAACCCCAAGAACTCAATGCCCTTCGTGTCTTGGCAAAGCCCATCATCAAGCGCCTTGCTCCGGTGGCAGCCGTTTTGATCGTCACCGCGGTTCTGGTTCGTAGGCGTGGGCGCCAGCACGTCTGA